From one Eptesicus fuscus isolate TK198812 chromosome 3, DD_ASM_mEF_20220401, whole genome shotgun sequence genomic stretch:
- the SLC35A5 gene encoding probable UDP-sugar transporter protein SLC35A5 isoform X1 gives MESKCCGHPMLCSLSTMYTFLLGTIFIALSSSRILLVKYSANEENKYDYLPTTVNVCSELVKLVFCVLVSFWVIKKENHQSRNLKCASWREFFNFMKWSIPAFLYFLDNLIVFYILSYLQPAMAVIFSNFSIITTALLFRIVLKRHLNWIQWASLLILFLCIVALTAGTKTSQHNLAGHGFHHDAFFSPSNSCLVFRSECPRKENCTAKEWTFSDSKWNTTVRVFSHIRLGLGHVLIIVQCFTSSMANIYSEKILKEGKQLTENIFIQNSKLYFFGILFNGLTLGLQSSNRDQIKNCGFFYGHNAFSIALIFITAFQGLSVAFILKFLDNMFHVLMAQVTTVIITTVSVLVFDFRPSLEFFLEAPSALLAVFIYNASKSQDMEYRPRQERIRDLSGRLWERSSGDGEELERLTKPKNAIESDEDTF, from the exons AGAACAAATATGATTATCTTCCAACTACTGTGAATGTGTGCTCAGAACTAGTGAAGCTGGTTTTCTGTGTGCTTGTGTCGTTCTGGGTTATAAAGAAAG aaAATCATCAGAGTAGAAACTTGAAATGTGCTTCCTGGAGGGAGTTCTTTAATTTCATGAAGTGGTCCATTCCAGCCTTTCTTTATTTCCTGGATAATTTGATTGTCTTCTATATCCTTTCCTATCTTCAACCT gCCATGGCTGTTATCTTCTCAAATTTTAGCATTATAACAACGGCTCTTCTATTCAGGATAGTATTGAA GAGACATCTAAACTGGATACAATGGGCTTCCCTCCTCAttctatttttgtgtattgtggCCCTTACTGCTGGGACCAAAACATCGCAGCATAACCTAGCAGGACATGGATTTCACCACGACGCCTTCTTCAGCCCATCCAATTCCTGCCTTGTTTTCAGAAGTGAGTGTCCCAGAAAAGAAAATTGCACAGCGAAAGAGTGGACTTTTTCTGACTCTAAGTGGAACACCACAGTCAGGGTTTTCAGTCACATTCGTCTCGGCTTAGGCCATGTCCTTATTATAGTCCAGTGTTTTACTTCTTCAATGGCCAATATCTATAGTGAAAAGATAttgaaggaggggaagcagctcACTGAAAATATCTTCATACAGAACAGCAAACTCTATTTCTTTGGCATTCTTTTTAATGGGCTGACCCTGGGCCTTCAGAGCAGTAACCGTGATCAGATTAAGAACTGTGGGTTTTTCTATGGCCACAATGCATTTTCAATAGCCcttatttttataactgcatTCCAGGGCCTCTCGGTGGCTTTTATTCTGAAGTTTTTGGATAACATGTTCCATGTCTTGATGGCCCAGGTCACCACTGTCATTATCACAACAGTGTCTGTCCTGGTCTTTGACTTCAGGCCCTCTTTGGAGTTTTTCTTAGAAGCCCCATCAGCTCTTCTGGCCGTATTTATTTATAATGCCAGCAAGTCCCAAGATATGGAATATCGACCTAGGCAAGAAAGAATCCGAGATCTAAGTGGCCGTCTTTGGGAGCGCTCCAGTGGG gatgGAGAAGAACTGGAAAGACTTACCAAACCCAAGAATGCCATTGAGTCAGATGAAGATACTTTCTAA
- the SLC35A5 gene encoding probable UDP-sugar transporter protein SLC35A5 isoform X3, whose protein sequence is MAVIFSNFSIITTALLFRIVLKRHLNWIQWASLLILFLCIVALTAGTKTSQHNLAGHGFHHDAFFSPSNSCLVFRSECPRKENCTAKEWTFSDSKWNTTVRVFSHIRLGLGHVLIIVQCFTSSMANIYSEKILKEGKQLTENIFIQNSKLYFFGILFNGLTLGLQSSNRDQIKNCGFFYGHNAFSIALIFITAFQGLSVAFILKFLDNMFHVLMAQVTTVIITTVSVLVFDFRPSLEFFLEAPSALLAVFIYNASKSQDMEYRPRQERIRDLSGRLWERSSGDGEELERLTKPKNAIESDEDTF, encoded by the exons ATGGCTGTTATCTTCTCAAATTTTAGCATTATAACAACGGCTCTTCTATTCAGGATAGTATTGAA GAGACATCTAAACTGGATACAATGGGCTTCCCTCCTCAttctatttttgtgtattgtggCCCTTACTGCTGGGACCAAAACATCGCAGCATAACCTAGCAGGACATGGATTTCACCACGACGCCTTCTTCAGCCCATCCAATTCCTGCCTTGTTTTCAGAAGTGAGTGTCCCAGAAAAGAAAATTGCACAGCGAAAGAGTGGACTTTTTCTGACTCTAAGTGGAACACCACAGTCAGGGTTTTCAGTCACATTCGTCTCGGCTTAGGCCATGTCCTTATTATAGTCCAGTGTTTTACTTCTTCAATGGCCAATATCTATAGTGAAAAGATAttgaaggaggggaagcagctcACTGAAAATATCTTCATACAGAACAGCAAACTCTATTTCTTTGGCATTCTTTTTAATGGGCTGACCCTGGGCCTTCAGAGCAGTAACCGTGATCAGATTAAGAACTGTGGGTTTTTCTATGGCCACAATGCATTTTCAATAGCCcttatttttataactgcatTCCAGGGCCTCTCGGTGGCTTTTATTCTGAAGTTTTTGGATAACATGTTCCATGTCTTGATGGCCCAGGTCACCACTGTCATTATCACAACAGTGTCTGTCCTGGTCTTTGACTTCAGGCCCTCTTTGGAGTTTTTCTTAGAAGCCCCATCAGCTCTTCTGGCCGTATTTATTTATAATGCCAGCAAGTCCCAAGATATGGAATATCGACCTAGGCAAGAAAGAATCCGAGATCTAAGTGGCCGTCTTTGGGAGCGCTCCAGTGGG gatgGAGAAGAACTGGAAAGACTTACCAAACCCAAGAATGCCATTGAGTCAGATGAAGATACTTTCTAA
- the SLC35A5 gene encoding probable UDP-sugar transporter protein SLC35A5 isoform X2 produces the protein MRGGRGRREPYCAENKYDYLPTTVNVCSELVKLVFCVLVSFWVIKKENHQSRNLKCASWREFFNFMKWSIPAFLYFLDNLIVFYILSYLQPAMAVIFSNFSIITTALLFRIVLKRHLNWIQWASLLILFLCIVALTAGTKTSQHNLAGHGFHHDAFFSPSNSCLVFRSECPRKENCTAKEWTFSDSKWNTTVRVFSHIRLGLGHVLIIVQCFTSSMANIYSEKILKEGKQLTENIFIQNSKLYFFGILFNGLTLGLQSSNRDQIKNCGFFYGHNAFSIALIFITAFQGLSVAFILKFLDNMFHVLMAQVTTVIITTVSVLVFDFRPSLEFFLEAPSALLAVFIYNASKSQDMEYRPRQERIRDLSGRLWERSSGDGEELERLTKPKNAIESDEDTF, from the exons AGAACAAATATGATTATCTTCCAACTACTGTGAATGTGTGCTCAGAACTAGTGAAGCTGGTTTTCTGTGTGCTTGTGTCGTTCTGGGTTATAAAGAAAG aaAATCATCAGAGTAGAAACTTGAAATGTGCTTCCTGGAGGGAGTTCTTTAATTTCATGAAGTGGTCCATTCCAGCCTTTCTTTATTTCCTGGATAATTTGATTGTCTTCTATATCCTTTCCTATCTTCAACCT gCCATGGCTGTTATCTTCTCAAATTTTAGCATTATAACAACGGCTCTTCTATTCAGGATAGTATTGAA GAGACATCTAAACTGGATACAATGGGCTTCCCTCCTCAttctatttttgtgtattgtggCCCTTACTGCTGGGACCAAAACATCGCAGCATAACCTAGCAGGACATGGATTTCACCACGACGCCTTCTTCAGCCCATCCAATTCCTGCCTTGTTTTCAGAAGTGAGTGTCCCAGAAAAGAAAATTGCACAGCGAAAGAGTGGACTTTTTCTGACTCTAAGTGGAACACCACAGTCAGGGTTTTCAGTCACATTCGTCTCGGCTTAGGCCATGTCCTTATTATAGTCCAGTGTTTTACTTCTTCAATGGCCAATATCTATAGTGAAAAGATAttgaaggaggggaagcagctcACTGAAAATATCTTCATACAGAACAGCAAACTCTATTTCTTTGGCATTCTTTTTAATGGGCTGACCCTGGGCCTTCAGAGCAGTAACCGTGATCAGATTAAGAACTGTGGGTTTTTCTATGGCCACAATGCATTTTCAATAGCCcttatttttataactgcatTCCAGGGCCTCTCGGTGGCTTTTATTCTGAAGTTTTTGGATAACATGTTCCATGTCTTGATGGCCCAGGTCACCACTGTCATTATCACAACAGTGTCTGTCCTGGTCTTTGACTTCAGGCCCTCTTTGGAGTTTTTCTTAGAAGCCCCATCAGCTCTTCTGGCCGTATTTATTTATAATGCCAGCAAGTCCCAAGATATGGAATATCGACCTAGGCAAGAAAGAATCCGAGATCTAAGTGGCCGTCTTTGGGAGCGCTCCAGTGGG gatgGAGAAGAACTGGAAAGACTTACCAAACCCAAGAATGCCATTGAGTCAGATGAAGATACTTTCTAA